In the Mya arenaria isolate MELC-2E11 chromosome 11, ASM2691426v1 genome, one interval contains:
- the LOC128208455 gene encoding zinc finger MYM-type protein 1-like, whose translation MDVSLGPTQETSLDCSLLLNNFVHSPQEAESVYLDAFKHIKRALWTHVGKLGLQPLTFLKESMKVPQQICSWSFHARQAQLGMSNYKRNNEDGTGGVGRRQAASDEEEEEEHSAIACSEEQGQRRMFETATATACPEATGTAPSEHANSMDLDLSATESDSTKPGQAQPVKSTHSGPSYPDIATAASGELEAKWKWSILKDTWTDCHMFNFPSRSIHGKMRKLSSSWLTDHPWLRYSISTDALFCAPCFVFGRKDAKEKTFISTPVKDWSNLAKYVKRYELAESNHHNVTAMAEHFLDIQSGKMEPITSSVSDSHRRLVEQNRHILRKIIEVIILCGKQNIAIRGNTEERSNFLAILHSKAADDPILAQHLNVPENRRATYTSPDIQNELICLCAEQIQIEIVQACNDAVCFALIADESTDKSTKEQVSVCLRFVQRGSGSQQFRVREDFLGFVQASRTTGEVLAELLLTSLENHGIEVDKMRSQAYDGAANMSGKHRGVQARIRQRVPSALYVHCRAHCLNLAVMHSSKDPCIRSVMTTVQEVGFAFDYSAKRLNFFVDELAADQDAQEKLKKRTKLRTLCETRWTSRADALSTFKSAYSVVVHALEQLQEDGDDKAGQHLASIMKFDFIIGLVVAEHVMQSTVPLSYLLQAVDCDLLEATRESQTLIRQFQNERADPNVWEALFQSAKDIAAEFEIEPSMPRLAQRQRNRANPPANDPQQYWQRALYFPFLDHLCQELSDRLIVAEERFRAQYLIPSKLNLCTDGMVDLIFAGYSVDLPQGNQSFHNEVRRWKARWQLMDENDKPSTLGETVASTNPDLYKGVYTVLTILLTMPASSATAERSFSVMRRVKTYLRSTMRTERMTGLALMHVYRDVNIDIDQVVSKFAGSKSRRLDFV comes from the exons ATGGATGTTTCTCTCGGACCCACTCAGGAGACCAGCCTGGATTGCTCGCTGCTTCTGAACAATTTTGTTCACTCTCCTCAGGAGGCTGAGTCTGTTTACTTGGATGCTTTCAAGCATATCAAGAGGGCTCTATGGACGCATGTGGGGAAGCTTGGGCTTCAGCCCTTGACCTTTCTGAAGGAATCCATGAAGGTCCCACAGCAGATCTGCTCATGGAGCTTCCATGCGAGGCAGGCTCAGCTGGG GATGTCTAACTACAAGAGGAACAACGAGGACGGCACAGGTGGGGTGGGACGCAG ACAAGCAGCGAGTGacgaggaggaggaggaggagcaTAGTGCCATTGCCTGCAGTGAAGAGCAGGGACAGAGA CGGATGTTTGAAACCGCGACAGCGACTGCGTGCCCAGAAGCAACCGGCACGGCACCTTCGGAGCATGCAAACAGCATGGACCTAGATCTATCTGCCACAGAATCTGACAGCACCAAACCTGGACAGGCTCAGCCAGTTAAGTCTACCCACAGTGGTCCTTCATATCCTGATATAGCTACTGCGGCAAGTGGAGAACTTGAAGCAAAGTGGAAATGGTCGATATTGAAAGACACATGGACTGACTGCCATATGTTCAACTTTCCCTCAAG AAGCATCCATGGGAAAATGAGAAAGCTGTCATCAAGCTGGTTGACAGACCACCCCTGGCTCAGATACTCGATTTCTACAGATGCCTTATTCTGCGCCCCCTGTTTCGTATTTGGACGGAAAGATGCGAAGGAGAAAACTTTCATCAGTACACCAGTGAAGGATTGGTCCAACCTAGCCAAGTACGTCAAGAGGTACGAATTAGCAGAGTCAAACCATCACAATGTTACAGCTATGGCGGAACATTTTCTTGATATACAATCAGGTAAGATGGAACCCATCACAAGTTCTGTATCGGACAGTCACAGACGCCTAGTGGAGCAGAACCGCCATATTCTCAGGAAAATTATAGAAGTAATCATCCTTTGTGGTAAGCAAAATATCGCTATCAGAGGTAATACAGAAGAACGAAGCAATTTTTTAGCCATACTGCATTCAAAGGCAGCAGATGACCCTATCCTAGCACAGCATCTAAATGTTCCAGAAAATCGTAGGGCAACATACACATCGCCCGACATACAGAATGAACTGATCTGTTTGTGTGCTGAGCAGATACAGATCGAAATTGTGCAGGCATGCAATGATGCAGTCTGTTTCGCTCTTATAGCCGATGAGTCGACCGACAAGTCAACAAAAGAACAGGTGTCCGTGTGTCTGCGATTTGTCCAACGTGGAAGCGGTTCCCAGCAATTTAGAGTCCGTGAAGATTTTCTTGGATTTGTTCAAGCAAGTAGAACAACTGGCGAGGTACTTGCAGAACTACTCTTGACCTCTCTTGAAAATCATGGAATCGAAGTAGATAAGATGCGGTCTCAGGCTTATGATGGTGCCGCAAATATGTCTGGAAAGCACAGGGGCGTACAGGCACGAATTCGTCAACGGGTGCCGTCTGCGCTGTATGTACACTGTAGAGCCCACTGCCTCAACCTAGCAGTTATGCATAGCAGCAAGGACCCATGCATAAGGTCAGTGATGACAACTGTGCAAGAGGTAGGGTTTGCATTTGATTATTCGGCCAAAAGACTAAACTTCTTTGTTGATGAACTTGCTGCTGACCAAGACGCACAGGAAAAGCTGAAGAAACGCACCAAACTGAGAACTCTGTGTGAAACTAGGTGGACTAGCCGAGCCGATGCCCTCTCAACGTTCAAGTCAGCATACAGCGTTGTTGTTCATGCCCTTGAACAGCTACAGGAGGATGGCGATGACAAGGCAGGCCAACACTTGGCGTCGATCATGAAGTTTGACTTCATAATCGGACTGGTCGTTGCTGAGCACGTTATGCAAAGTACAGTTCCGTTGTCTTATCTTCTTCAGGCAGTCGACTGCGATTTGCTTGAGGCAACGCGAGAAAGTCAAACCCTCATCCGCCAGTTTCAAAACGAAAGGGCAGACCCTAATGTCTGGGAAGCATTGTTTCAGAGCGCTAAAGATATTGCAGCAGAATTTGAGATTGAACCTTCAATGCCCCGTCTTGCTCAACGCCAACGAAACCGGGCAAACCCACCGGCCAATGATCCACAACAGTATTGGCAGCGAGCTCTCTACTTCCCTTTCTTGGACCATTTGTGTCAAGAACTTAGCGACAGATTGATTGTGGCCGAGGAAAGATTCCGTGCACAGTACTTGATTCCATCCAAGTTGAACCTTTGCACAGACGGAATGGTGGATCTCATTTTTGCGGGGTATTCGGTGGACCTACCTCAGGGAAACCAGTCATTCCATAACGAGGTTAGGCGGTGGAAGGCTAGATGGCAATTGATGGATGAAAATGACAAACCAAGCACATTGGGTGAAACTGTAGCATCAACCAATCCGGATCTTTACAAGGGAGTTTATACAGTACTCACCATTCTTCTGACCATGCCGGCATCATCTGCTACTGCTGAACGGAGCTTTAGCGTTATGCGCAGGGTGAAAACCTACCTGAGGTCGACGATGCGGACAGAGCGCATGACAGGACTTGCCCTGATGCACGTATATCGGGAtgttaacattgacattgaccaGGTAGTGTCTAAATTCGCTGGAAGCAAAAGCCGAAGGCTTGACTTTGTTTAA
- the LOC128209835 gene encoding uncharacterized protein LOC128209835, translated as MKTMTHLWLTWRREDIFEVPLYLVTQKKAREVSKMRDHKHEQRQRGLEAESTQDRRIQELDAGVARIQMEWELFHQEVADLGDRLVGHLQAHLDAFQEQHHGVPVGIQVNLPREFLMDVPLGPTQETSLDCSISEKFCLLS; from the exons ATGAAGACAATGACCCACTTGTGGTTAACGTGGCGCCGGGAGGACATCTTTGAGGTTCCATTATACCTGGTGACACAGAAAAAAGCAAGGGAGGTTTCGAAG ATGAGGGACCACAAACATGAACAACGCCAGAGAGGGTTAGAGGCGGAGTCCACGCAGGACAGGAGG ATTCAGGAGCTGGATGCTGGTGTGGCCCGGATACAGATGGAGTGGGAGTTGTTCCACCAAGAGGTTGCAGACCTGGGTGACAGGCTGGTGGGGCATCTGCAGGCGCATCTGGACGCTTTTCAGGAACAACACCATGGCGTCCCTGTGGGCATCCAGGTGAATCTTCCTCGGGAGTTTCTAATGGATGTTCCCCTCGGACCCACTCAGGAGACCAGTCTGGATTGCTCAATTTCTGAAAAATTCTGTTTACTCTCCTGA